The sequence CAGACACTTTTATTGCAAATCATTTCAAATGCTGCAAATGCTAACAACACTACAAGACGACAACAACGAATGGCAACAAATAATGGCAGCCGGCGACATGACATTTTGTGTGAATAGTGGTGTCGCCCCTATTTCTCTGTTATTTTCATCGAGTTGCATGGAAATCGATTCAAGGTGCAATCATCCAGTCTGTCTGCCTGCGATAATTCAACCTGATCGGGTAATGGATAAACCAAGCGAACAGCTAGGGAACTGATTGAAGATGACTTAGTGAATTGAACTGCgattgaagtggttttttaaaGGATTCGAGAATTAACACTGTTTagaaaataatacaaatttaaaatcggTAAATTGAAAACTAATTTTAAGAACTCATACAGAAATACCTCACTGCAAGATAAGAAAGTGGGTCAGTATATACCTAACATTCGATAACTTTCGATTGATTCGGTCGAACAAAACCCTTGAAAAGTATTTCCCCTTAACTTTAGAAATTTTAGGTCAGagtcgattttttttttaatttagaaaaaatctCTCATAAGGTGTAAATACTTTTTCAGATTTATAGAAAAAGTCCCCATGGACttcaaattattaaaattcagGACGTGTATTTATTTAGGTGTTGATTTTAATTTCTGGGAGTACTTAAATTCAGCAACTATTTTCCCAAAACAGCCATGAGCTGAATAAGTTTCCCTCTCCGTTACCAAAATCCTTCCAGCAAAAATCCACTCCCAACAAAATGTCTTTCAAGCCCACACCTGAAATGGCATATTCCTTCCAATTGAACGAGCCCAATTAAACTTTCGGGCATATCGGCATCAGTTTTTAACAGctttaccacgcccacttcagtaaCTCTCCGCCCCCCTATTTGAATGAGCAGCTTAAGTTAtcattgtgtgtgtgtgccaggTGAGGGGGCAATCAAAAAGTTTACCTGTACCGCAAATTGATGCCTTCTTATCTGTGCGAAATCAAACATGAAACTTTTAAGCCCCAGACAATTGGGCTTAATATGCCGAAAGTATCTTCTAGATAGCAAGCGATGACACCCAGAACTACAGCTTAAGTGGAGCTGGAATTATGGCAACCAAAATAGGGAATTAGCCAGTGGACTGCGTGTGGACTTCCTGTATTAGTGTTACCCGGAAATCTGGATGTTGCTTTCATTAGATGACAAATCTGATTTATGTGACATTTGATGGTGAAGATAGCAGGTGGGCACTTCTTTCCGTCTGCCCATTTGCGGCCATTTGTCGGCAGGCTAATAAATCTGCGGACTCATCTCCTGTTATCCTGTATCCCCGACACTTATAATTTGTTTGGCTTTGTCCTCGGTATTTATCAAATGTTCTTATTTCGTTGGCAGCTTATTAGTGAAGTCCGGCGAGGACAAAGCTAAGGTGCGACTTACGGATAAGTCCGCAGatattttctatttattttccGGCTTTGTTGGTGGTGAGCTTTTGTATATGGGTTGGATTTTAGGGAAAAATTCTAGGAATAGGGAACATCTGTTAAAGCtgatttacttttataaaattattggGGAAACCACTTTTAAGTGTCATTTTAGGTGTCTATAAGTATgcactaaataaaaaatgaataaaacaATTCTTCTTCTgagcttaaaatatattgaagcatacttttaggcacctaAAATTACGTTTAAAGTGTTTTTTGTATGGCACCCCCATATtcgtatttttatttattctatcattttatttagttttgtaAACTATTATCAATTTTCTTTCTTTGCTTGCCCCATCTATATTTTTGGGTTTAAGACTCCGTTCAGTTTTTAGTTCAATTTTCAACAGAATTCCCCCTGCTCACTGCATTTCCACACCTTTTTTTATGAACCTTGTACACATATCTCTACTCCACATTGCTGTACTTGTCCATTTTTTTTAGCATTTCTATTTTTCGGGTAACTGCTCTTTTTTACTGCTAAATGTTTGGCGCCCTGTTCCCCCTTCGGTCTCGattacttttttatttgtcGTCGACGGCTGTTGTCACGTTCGGCGAGAACATTTTCAcgtatttgaaatattttcttaaaattacCCAATTTTCTTTGTGTTGCATctaacaaatataaataaaggAATACCGAGAAAGTATCTTCCTGCAACTGGACAGGTTAACTTGCCCTAGCTTTGCCAAATAATTGAAGCTGGCTTAATGtggaaaaaacataaataaaagccAAATTCCAAGGGGGAAAAAGTATAAAATATATGTGAACTCACCGAGGTACAGACCGTCCTTGAGTAAGCTTAACAATACTGCCTTAAAGAAAATTGAATATAAGGTCCGTCGTTTGATTTTGaaacaaatatgttttattaatGAATTTCCACTCGTTTTACTTCACAATTCTTCGTTTCGTTTTAAACTGCCTGCGAGTAAGGTTCGCACATTGAATGAGGCTTAAAGATATTTACAGAGACTTCTCCCCTACGTCTGGCATTTAAATTCAGTTGAAGTTACTTTATGGCATTTGATTTGAGTTGAGTTGTAAATAATTCCTATTTGCTTACGTGGCAGCTTGTTAGGTTTGAATTGTTTACGGTTTCACATAGAGTTTATCATATAGATTCGAATGCATtttgctttttattttcttgcaCTTTTTATACATCTAAAAGTTGTTATTTAAATACACAAATAATTTACACTTACAATTACCACAcatttatgttttgtttttcgaaTTAACGTTAATGCAATTTATAGATTCTTTTTAGTACTTTTGCattgtttttaagtttttgtttttagtaaTTTTCCCGTTAATTGCAGTTAATGGCATCGATATTAAATAAGACTTAAAAAACAGTTACAGTTGACAACAATGCAgatttatatatgtatttgtatgtgtgtgtatttaaatataaactATTCCTATTTTAATTTCCATTCACACACGCAATCACCCACTCAGGCACCCACAATTGTACTCAATTAGCATTTGAATGTCCGCTCatcaatatttaaatgtataattaatattttttcattgtttttcgcttattattaaaattggctctggctttttattttgtttcgtttctgtgatttttgtttttctgccGCTGACGTCTTAACTCTGATTTAGTTAGCTCATAATCATATTTACACACAGAATTTATGGACATCAATGGGGAAAACAGTATGGAATCCATGGACAAAGCGCCTTTCTATTTACACAATAAAATCCATTTCAATTCATTTGATTTCGTTTCATTTCACTTCATTTCACGTCTGAATTGAGTTCTACTTTGTTATTAAGGCTTCATCACAATCATTTTGCTATTGTTTAAATTTGCTTGTTCTTTTGACTTTTGCTATTGTTTTCTAATATTTGGCTAACTAAACGGTTTACATTTCCTGTGGATGATGGCTAAGTCGAACCCGGAAtgataatagttttttttttcaggaAGGATCAAACACACTCAGAAGCACGCACTCGCTTTTAGTTAATACCCATTAAGACTTTGGCAATTCATATAAATGTACGATATGTTTTTGTTAGTTTTAAGACGTTTCCAACAGTCACCAAGTTTTAATTCCTAACTTTGATTAGCTTTCTCtctttacatttattttttgttttgtaaatttaaaattaagtgCTTTTTTGGTTTGCTTCTTATGTGATTTCTTATCTGTAGCATTATTCTTGTTTAACTAATTACAATTTCACATTATTTAATCCATGCTTGACGAACAACGAAATTTTATAGAAAAATCATCTATTCAAAGAAGACATATTTTTAGTTGTTTTGGATGAATTTTCGTTGCGGTTCTACAGTACTTAACGAAAGTTTACTATTTTGTGAGCCAATTTTAAAAAGATGTCAATTGGaaattatgtatttatttaaaacatttttttttattttattaagcCAGCATTGCCTGGGTTTTATTTAGACATACATAAATCATGTAGTGTTGAGTTATTTAGGCCATTACTTTCGCTATGTACTGTAGCGCTCACAATTTATCCAGCCTGTATGTTTGCCTAAAATTCTTCATAGTTTTCACTTAGCCAAGAAATTCTTACCAATACTTTCTcctatatatttataattattctTCTTTTTCTTATTTCGTTAAACTCGTATTTTGCCTTGACCAACTTTTGTAGAAGGACTTTCCATTCATTTTCCCTCTATTCCATACGTGTGATATTTAAATTCTGTTTTGTATGTGAGTGAGCTTAACAATTAATAACATACAATACagttacataaatatatatattaaacatTAACTATTTACAATGGTTTTTTCTTCATTCGTCACGGGTCCTAACATTTCCGTAGAGTGTTAAAACATTTTGCACGCTTTTTCACATACAATTTTCCTCGATCTCACACAAGTATTTGTAATTTATGCTCTAGATAGTTTTggtttttgtgttttaaaattaaattcatgaAAGCTTTCTTTAACGGCATAAATAAATTAGCAGCATTTCTTTCGTTTGCTTAAATTTCtttgttctttttttgttcatttcctgtttttgattttcattgagtttctttgtttgtttttctatgCAAAGCGAAGACGGAAAAATCGGTGAAAAGTGTGTGTTTGCTGTGGAGGGAAATGGCCGCCTTGTGACTTAATGCAGCTACCGTGCAGTCAAAGCCATGTTTTCCAGCTGCGTCGCGGATTTTCCGGCTCTCGTCCTGCGAATTTCCTCCTCGCGGTCAGCCAGCAACTCACTCGCCTGTCGAGCTCCTTTCGCTATAGCTTTCCCTCCGGGGGCTGTCCCATCCATCGATATCTTATCTATATCTATTTCGTTGGCGATCCCCTGCGCCAGGGCTGCCAACACCACCGCCAACGCCACCGGAAGTAGCAGGGCGAGGGGCGGCGCGGCTGTCGTGGGCGACGGAGCCGTGGAACTGGCTGCGTTTGGATGGACGAACAAGAGCGATAAGATTTTGGTCACAAACAGTTCCCGGTAAGACATACCTTGGACGGGATCGGCGCGCGAGTTGCTGGCAAAGACCGTTTCCCGGGACTCGAGCACGGGCGCCTTCTGCGGCCGGTCGCCCTCCACGGACTCCTCGTTGCTCCGCCAGTACAAGGTCGACAATTCGGCTATGCACTGCAAGATGCAACAAATTCTGGTTAGCTAGCTGTGCGTACGGAACACCATCGAACTTTCGCGGCTCGAAAacaatttcaatatttaaatttaatccCCTTTAATGACAGAATGTATTCAAATGTGTAATATCAAATAACAAAGGACTTCTGTTGTAAGAAAAGGTCACGAACAAACCAAAAAGCATGTTTAAAGATATCTTAAATAATAACTGTAAATAAGAaggtatatatttaaaaaccatttttaGATTAACATGGTCTTGaacatagcaaaaattataaGTTTTAAGGGGTGTATTTTATATaggtatatttaaaaaaaaaaaaaaaggctAAGCGGAAATTGAACAGAAATTAAGaaagaatatatttaaaaataatattaaaaataagatAGGACAATTTTTAAGGGACAAGTTCTTAAAATAATCAAGGAGAATAcgttttaaaatgtaaacccATTTATAGGAACATCCTTAAAAAACCACTTAGAAACTTTTAAAAAGAtacagaaaaatttaaataaaagaaacTGAATTTAGAAAAATAAGTGGACACATATTTTCTAAGTAACAATAGAAAActataaatacatattttgtAAATTATGCTATTCCCACACCTACCCAATCCATATACTAAACTGTTTTTGAGATTGTTTTGAGCCAAAAGAAAGTTCGATAgctaaatatataaattgcaACACTCACCTTAAGCTTCATATCGCCATTGCGGAAGTGATGCTGTTCCACTCGGAAATATAGGCCCAGCACCGATTTCTCAAGACCCTCTCGTCCCGAAACAATGTTATCATATTTGCGTAGCTTCTGTTGCTCAACAGGCTCTCCATTTACTTGCCAGGATAGTTTTATGGCCGGTTTCGAGCTTCCAGCAGTGCAATTGACCCGCACATAGTCTCCTATCTGGTATCGCGGTCGTCCACCAGTGATTTTTGGCTCTTCGTGGGGAAGACCTAAAAATCAAATGGAAATACGTAAAAAATATCAGTTTTAAGACTGCAAACGAAATCGGACCAACGAGGAAATTTCATTTACGGCCACAGACATTTGGCGGACTGTTGTAACTGAATTTTGCAATAAACCTTAGCCACCACAGAAACAACGAGGGAACAGTGACCCCTCCACAGGGACAATAAACTCAGCGGAGCGTAGCCGGAAATTCAATAAAAGTTCCAGCCGCAGATGCACTGACGGACTTTGGATAAAATTgcaaaaatggcaaaaataaggaaaaaatCCGATAAAAATGGAGAAACGTAATATAAACTGTCTAGCGGAAATGGTAACACTCTGAAAAGTCTGTAAAGTAAATTCAGGAAATGCAGAAGAACTGATTGCACTGATTTTTCCTAATTATTTTAGCTAAAGTTTcaagaaaacaaattgaaTTTAGATTTTAGGAAACAATAAGTCTATTCACTTAAATAAATCTATTcgcaatttataaaaatgtcatACTAAAATGTCTGTTCATAATAAActttat is a genomic window of Drosophila suzukii chromosome 2L, CBGP_Dsuzu_IsoJpt1.0, whole genome shotgun sequence containing:
- the beat-IIIc gene encoding uncharacterized protein beat-IIIc isoform X1, with product MFGHLNLLAALFFIGTLKDFSVTGLRLTEVRIPMYVIKGSVAQLECLYDLDGEALYSVKWYKDGNEFYRYVPRDMPPAQTFLLPGVNVDLHNSSDAIVTLRNVNLQSAGRFRCEVSGEAPSFQTVTEHGDMIVVCLPHEEPKITGGRPRYQIGDYVRVNCTAGSSKPAIKLSWQVNGEPVEQQKLRKYDNIVSGREGLEKSVLGLYFRVEQHHFRNGDMKLKCIAELSTLYWRSNEESVEGDRPQKAPVLESRETVFASNSRADPVQGMSYRELFVTKILSLLFVHPNAASSTAPSPTTAAPPLALLLPVALAVVLAALAQGIANEIDIDKISMDGTAPGGKAIAKGARQASELLADREEEIRRTRAGKSATQLENMALTAR
- the beat-IIIc gene encoding uncharacterized protein beat-IIIc isoform X2, with the protein product MFGHLNLLAALFFIGTLKDFSVTGLRLTEVRIPMYVIKGSVAQLECLYDLDGEALYSVKWYKDGNEFYRYVPRDMPPAQTFLLPGVNVDLHNSSDAIVTLRNVNLQSAGRFRCEVSGEAPSFQTVTEHGDMIVVCLPHEEPKITGGRPRYQIGDYVRVNCTAGSSKPAIKLSWQVNGEPVEQQKLRKYDNIVSGREGLEKSVLGLYFRVEQHHFRNGDMKLKCIAELSTLYWRSNEESVEGDRPQKAPVLESRETVFASNSRADPVQASSTAPSPTTAAPPLALLLPVALAVVLAALAQGIANEIDIDKISMDGTAPGGKAIAKGARQASELLADREEEIRRTRAGKSATQLENMALTAR